The Micrococcales bacterium DNA window TTTGCCTTGGCTACCTGATGCCCCATGTTGCCCGCCGGCGTCACCAGGCGTCGCAGGTGCCAACGGAGGACAGGTTTTCTGAGGCAGCCAGGCTAATCGAGCCGGTCCGGACGGACGAGCCGGCCAACAAGTCGTCGCGGGCTCTACTGTCACCACCTACCAGCGCCGAGACTTCAAGGAAAAGGGAAATGAACAGGCCGCCAACTCGCCAGGGCCTACCCGGTAGGCCACCTGTCCCCGGCAGGGAGCCGGTTGAGACACCGACCAGCACACCGCCGGTCGTCACGGCTCGCAAGCCGGCACTAAGCCCGGTCGCGCGCCAGGCCCGGGCGGCCCAGATTCGTGGCGTTATCGCTGCGACGATGACGGCGCTGACCCTGGTGGGCGTGGTGCTGAGCTTCTTCTGGCTGCCCTGGTGGGCACCACTACTGACCGCCCTGGCGCTGGTGGGTGTGATGATTTCAGGACGCCGGGCGGCGGTGGCCGGAATTCGTTCGCCTGCCACTGCCATGGCTGGGCAGGCGGCTATTGCCGGGCCAGGTTCATCACCGGTCGCTGCCAGGGGGGCCAAGGCTGAAGCGGCCGCGCCAACCGAACTGGCCACTGAGGTAGAGCCCAAGGCGGCCGAGGCCGCCACAGCGGCAGCCTGGCAGGCATCGGAGCGAATGGTCGAGGCCCGGCCGGGCCGGCTGGGCAAACGCCGTCCTGGCGTCTCCGGCCGGATCACACCTGGTCAACACGATTTCGCCATGCCGGCGCCGCTGGTAATCACCGAGGTCGACCTGGGCATTGTGACGACCAAGGGCAATGACACTGACACCGAGGTGTTGCCGGCCGCCGCTGAGGTTGCCCCCAGCGTTGCTGCCCCAAAGGCCACCAAAGACCGGGCCAAGACCAAAGCCAAGGCCGACTTGCCGGCATCGGGCAAAAAGGCCAAGACTGCCGGCTCAAAGAGCTGGACGCCCACAGCCGTACCGCCGCCTTCCTACACGCTGAGCGCACCGGCGGCCGGCTGGGAGCCCCGAGCCTTGACCGAGGACGATTTCGCCAAGGCCTCACAGGCGGCCATGCGAGCCACCGAGCAGGCCACGGCCGAGGCCCTGGCCGTTGGGGTCGAGGGCCCGGTTACCGCCACGCGCGGTCTGCCGGCCAGGCAGATCTTTGCTGATAAGGGCATCGATCTGGACCGGGCCCTGGAGAAGCGGCGCACCGCCAACGAGTAGCTCCTCTGCCTGCGACCGAGTAAACTCGTCGCCCGTGGCTCGCTCACTGCGGGGCTGTGTAACCACAGTGAACGAGTGAGGTCAAGCGCTAGCCCGAAGGGGTTTGCGCTTGTGCCGAGCGAGGAGCTGTCGACGAGTCCGCAGGACGAGGAATACAGCTCCTTGATCGCTCGCTACGCACAATCGAGTAAACTCGTCGCGCGTGGCTCGCTCACTGCGGGGCTGTAGCGCAATTGGTAGCGCACCTCGGTCGCATCGAGGGGGTTGGGAGTTCGAGTCTCCTCAGCTCCACTATCGCCTTGGCATGACTTCTGGACATATTATCGATAGTAGGAAACGAAAAAGGAGAAAACTGTAAATGAGAAAGATAGCCTCGTCGCCATTGGTATTAGTTTTGTCTTTTGGCCTGGCCCTTGTAGCCGGATGCGGTAGTGGCACTGGTGACAATGAAGTCACCAGCGGTGGCGACAAAAGCAACGACAAGGAAAGTACGGATACAGCAGCAGAAACTCCACCGCAAAACCAGTTGATCTTGACCGAGCCGCTTGAGCCAGTAGAAGGCCCCGGCACCGTTGTTCAAGAAAGACTTGACGTGACCATAAACGTTGATGTACCTGCCGGCTGGACCGCCTATCTCGATTCGCAGGCAGAGGATCTCTACATCCTTGACGGCCCGAAACCAACTGATGATGCCAGGTACCAAGGTATTACCATAGGAATCAAGCTGAGCAGTACTGATGTCTTTTTCACGCCAAGTGATGCTACTCCTATCGACAGCCAAACCATTGGAGGCATTGAAATGGAAGGTCACTTCGTGGTTTTCGGGGACGACATAAACAACTACATTGGCCAGACAAGTGACGGGCTTTGGGTAAATGTTTTTGTCGCCAATTCGGATCTAAGCAACACCGAAGCTGCAGCTATTGTTGACAGCATTAAGTTCATTTACTAGCTGTGGCCACCCAATTGCCAGATCCAAGATCCAGTTTTTGGGCAAATGTGGTTCTAACGTGGATGGTAGCCCAAACGCCATCGCGCCGGGTGTTCGGTGTCCCAGGACACCGGTTGCCTACGTTGGAGGCATACCGAACTACAGCACCTTCTGCTCCGCCCCCGAAGGCCGCTAGCTAGATAGGCGCATTGGCCAGCCCGGAGCCAAGGCGGACACAGAGGCGAACAGCGCCGAACATCGCGCGTTCGAAGTTTCAGCCCTTTGCTGCCCTGTCGACGGGCCGGTACCTGTCCACGGCCGGCCAGGAGGAAGGCGACCTCGAATCGGCCACAGTTGGCCAGTCGCAAACAACCCAAGTGACCCTTCGGGTTCGACCTGGCTTTGTCCAAGGGCGCCCAGATCAGGGCCGCCACTTCCTAGCCAACAACAATTAGTCCTGATAACGTCATGCAGGTAGAAAATGGGTAAGCGAATACCGCCAGCGCCGCCGGCAATACGATCTCCTGAGTCAGCAGCGCCCGGGTTCGAGTTCCTGATCATTTGTAACCGCTCAGAGAGAGTCCGACCACATGAGTCAGCAACCAGGTCCGCCGACACCGCAAGACCCGCCGCCTGACGGACAGGCACCGCCGCAGCCTCAGCCGCCAGCGCAGCCGCAATACCAGCAGCCTCAGCCGCCAGCGCAGCAACCTCCAGCACAGCCTCAGCCGCCAGCGCAACCGCCAGCGCAACCGCAGTATCAACAGCCTGAGGCGACGCAACCTCAGCCGCCGGCACAGCCGCAATACCAGCAGCCTCAGCCGCCAGCGCAGCAGCAGTATCAACCGCCTGAGGCGACGCAGCCTCAGCCGCCGGCACCGGGGTACCAACAGACCACTCCCCAGCCGACCCAGTATCCCCAGTCGATGCAGGTTCCGCCGGTGGGGCCACCGCCGGAGAAACCAAAGAGCAAAAAGACAATGATCATCGCGATCATCGTGGTGCTGGTCCTGGCCCTTGGTGGGGCCGGTGCCTTCTTCCTGCTAAAAGGTGGGGGCAAAGGCTCCGATGGCAAGGGAAGCGCAGCAGTGTCCTCATACGAGGACGCCAAGGAGGCCGTCGTCTACATCCGAGCAAAGGGCGCCATCCGCGATCCTGAAGTTGGAGATACCACCGTTTCAGGTTCTGGTAGCGGGTTTGTCATCAGCCCCGACGGCCTGGTTGTGACCAACAACCACGTCGTCACTGGTGCCGCGACGCTTGAAATATGGGTTGGAGGCGACTACGACAAGACCTGGAACGCCACGGTTCTCGGGGTGTCTGAATGCAACGACTTGGCTGTACTTCAACTTTCCGGGGCCTCGAACATGGCGTACCTCGACTTCTACAAAGGCGAAATCAAGGTCGGCATGGACATTTGGGTGGCCGGCTTCCCATTGGGTGACAAGGAATACTCGTTGACCAAAGGCATTGTCAACAAAGCCAATGCCGACGGTGACATCACCGGGACTTCGTCGATTGACCACACCATTGAGCACGACGCGACCAGCCAGCCGGGTAACTCCGGAGGTCCTTTGCTCAACGAGAACGGCCAGGTTGTCGGCATCCACTACGCAGGTTGGGAGACCAGCGCGGGTGAACGGCTGCACTATGCCATTGCGGCTGATCTGGCAGTGCCAGTTGTCGACACCCTCAAGGGTGGCGATTTCGAGTCGATTGGCGTCAACGGTTTCGCGATCGATGATGACGAAAGTGGCCTGGTTGGTATCTGGGTTTCTGGTGTAGCACCTGGTTCACCAGCGGCCAAGGTCGGCATTCTGGCTGGCGACATCATCACAACCATGAACGGCTTGCCTGTTGGCCAGAATCGGAATTTCAGTGGCTACTGCAATGTCATCCGCACGGCCGGTCAGGCCCCAATCTCAGTCGAAGTGTTGCGGTTCGACACCTCGGAGATGCTCAGAGGAGAGATCAACGGCGACAAGGTGCTGGAGCAAACCGTTTCCTTCCGCCAGGAGATTGAAGATCAGACCGGTGGCGGTGGCGTTGGTGGCGGTGGCGCCGACTACACCTACGAAATGGTGGTAGACGATACCGGCGTTCTCCAGGTTGAGGTCCCAGTGCAGTGGTCGTCACGCGACACCGCGCCAATCCAGGGTGACACACCGACGCCGGCCATCACTGCATCACCGAATATCAACAGCTATGACACCGGTTGGAACACCCCTGGTGTGACGATCCTCCGGATACCTGAGATCCCCAGTAGCGATGATGTGCTGTCCGCCTTTGGCTCCACATTTGCCTCTGGGTGCACAGTCGGTGAGATTTCCGACTACGCCGATGGGATGTACACCGGTAGATTCCAGGTCTACAGCGACTGTGGCGGGACCGACACAGTCGGTGTGGTTTTGGTTACATCTGCAGACGCCGGCGGCCACGGGATAGTCCTGGTTGCCCAGGTACTGACCGAGGCAGACGTAGGCGCGCTCCAGCATGCGTTTGAAACGTTTATGGCCAAATAGTCCAAATACGGTAGCCGGCCTCCGCCCAGATACTGGGTGGGGGCCGGTTCGTTTTTTGGCTGCTGGCGGCGGGCCCGGCCAGCAAAAGCTCTTCGGTCCTCTGGGCCACAACCAGGTGGTGGCCAACGGTGCCTTCGGGCCCCTGCCCAGGTTGTCCTCCTGCCAGGGCGTTACACTGGCGCTCATGTCAGGCCCGTTTATTGTTTATACCCACACTGATGAGGCGCCGCTGCTGGCGACCTATTCGTTCCTCCCCATCATCCAGGCGTTTGCTGGCCAAGCCGGCACCCGCGTGGTGACCCGCGACATTTCCTTAGCGGGGCGCATCCTCGCCCACTTCCCGGAGTACCTACCGGAGGACAAGCGCGTGCCTGACGCCTTGGCAGAACTTGGCGAAATGACCCAGGCGGCTGACACAAACATCATCAAGCTCCCCAATATCTCCGCATCCGTGCCGCAACTCCTCGCCGCCATCTCAGAGCTGCAAAGCCAGGGGTTCGCTGTCCCTAACTACCCCGAGGCACCGGCATCGGCGGCAGAAGTATCCGTCCGGGAGCGATACGACCGGGTCAAAGGTTCGGCCGTGAACCCGGTTTTGCGGCGGGGGAATTCTGACCGTCGCCCGCCCGCGGCGGTCAAGGCCTACGCCAAGCGACATCCGCACCGGATGGGAGCGTGGTCGCCGGATTCGCGAACGCGGGTGGCGACGATGGACACGGGCGATTTCAGGCACAACGAGAAATCTGTCGTGATGGAGCGTGATGACAATTTGTCGATCCGCTTGCAGCCGGCGGCGGGCGGCGAGCCAGTCAGCCTAAAGGCCAGCCTGCCCGTTTTGGCCGGTGAGGTCATCGACGGCACCTTCATGTCGGTTGCGGCACTGAGGGCATTCCTAGCTGAGCAAATAGAGCAGGCCTCGACCGAAGGCAGCCTGTTTTCGGTCCACCTCAAATCAACCATGATGAAGGTGTCTGATCCAATCATCTTTGGGCATGTGGTTGAGGCTTATCTGCCGGAGGTGTTTACCACTTTCGCTGACACCTTTGCTGATGGAGGCATCTCAGCCAATGACGGCCTGGGCACCCTCTTGGCGAAGGCCCGCGACCTTGATCAAGGTGACGCCATTGTTGACGCGGTGGCGCGTGGCTTGGCCGCCCGGCCGCCATTGGCCATGGTCAACAGCGACAAAGGCATCACCAACTTGCATGTGCCCTCTGACGTGATTATCGACGCATCGATGGCTGCGATGATCCGTGGGGGCGGAAAAATGTGGGGCCCGGATGGCCTTGAAAACGACACCCTCGCGGTCATCCCGGACTCGTCCTACGCCGCCGTCTACCAGGCGGTGATCGAAGACTGTATTGCTGGTGGTGCTTTCGACCCGGCGACGCTCGGTACCGTCCAGAACGTCGGCCTGATGGCTCAAGCGGCTGAAGAATACGGCTCACACGACAAGACCTATTTGGCGCCGTGTGACGGCGTGGTCGAGGTTGTGGCTGCGGACGGGACGGTGCTGATCTCGCACAAGGTTGAGCGCGGCGATATTTGGCGCGCCTGCCAAACCAAGGCTGCGGTGATCAAAGACTGGGTCCACCTGGCCGTTGAGCGAGCCCGGATCTCTGGCATGCCGGCAGTGTTCTGGCTCGACCAGAACCGCCCTCACGACGCCATCCTCATCCCACTGGTCGAAGGACACCTGGCGACAGAAAACACCGACGGACTGGACCTCCGTGTCATGGCACCTGTGGCGGCCTGCGCCTATGCCTGCCAGCGGATGCGCTCTGGTCTGGACACCATTGCTGTGACCGGCAATGTGTTACGCGATTACCTGACTGACCTATTCCCCATCCTGGAGGTTGGTACTTCAGCCAAGATGCTGTCAATCGTGCCGTTGATGGCCGGGGGCGGGATGTTTGAGACTGGCGCCGGTGGGTCTGCACCCAAGCACGTGCAGCAACTGGTGGCGGAAAACTACCTGCGGTGGGATTCTCTTGGGGAGTTCTTTGCCTTGGCGGCGTCATTCGAGCATTTCGCCCGCGTTACCGGAAACCCGCGGGCGGCAGTCTTGGCCCAGACGCTCGACCAGGCGACAGGCAGATTCCTTGAGGAGAACAAATCCCCTACTCGGAGTCTTGGCGGCATCGACAATCGCGGTTCGCACTTCTTTTTGGCGATGTATTGGGCCCAGGAACTGGCCGCCCAGACAGTCGACGAGGCACTGGCCGCCACCTTTGCGCCGGTAGCGGAGGCTCTCGTTTTGAACGAACCGACTATCATTGAGGACCTTATCGCCGTCCAAGGTTCACCTGCCGAGATAGGCGGCTATTACCGTCCAGATCCTGCCCAGGCCACGGCGGTAATGCGTCCGAGCGCGACCTTCAACCGCATTATCGACTCGATTTAGTAGCTGCCGGCGTCATCGCGACCTGCCTGATCTGAACGATACGGCCGCCTGCGCTTGGCCGGCGCGCGGTTCGCTTGACCAGGTATCACAATGGACGCCTGGTGGCCGATGGCGGCGGCCCGGGCCCTTTGCCAGCAGGGCCAATTACCACACCATTCAGCTGGTAGTCGAACTGGTCTTGAGCGCGAGGGCGGCGCGGGCCTAAAATGACAACCTGACGGCTTCCAGCCTGGAGCGAGGTTGAATTGACACCAACAGATCACCGGTCAGTCCCTGACGGCACCACCGGCCGGGACGCTCAGGGCGGGCGGCGTACTCACATTATCCAAATACTGCGCGACTCCCGTGAGCCCCTGTCCGTTCAGGAAGTCGCGGACAAGGTCTCCATCCACATCAACACCGCCCGCTTCCACTTAGAGTCGCTGGTGGAGGCTGGTCTAGCTGATCGCCAGACCGAGGCCCGCTCAGTCCCCGGCCGGCCAAAGGTGGTCTATTCGGGTACCCTGCCCAACCAAACTCACGAGCGGGCCATGGGCTACCGACTGTTGTCGGAGATGCTAACCACCGCCATCGCCAAGTCCTGGCCGGAGGCCGGAACCTGGCTCTACCAAGTGGGCCACGAGTGGGGGCGCTACCTGACCTCCCGGCCAGCGCCGTTTGAAGACATCAACGAGGCCGAAATCAGCGGCCGTCTGGTGGACAAACTGGACGCCTTGTGGTTTGCCCCAGAGGTGATGGACGAGCCGGGCGCGACTTCACTTCTGCTGCATAACTGCCCGTTCTACGACTCGGCCCGGCGCTTCCCGGACGTGGTCTGCCAACTGCACGCCGGCATGGTCAACGGCTCGCTGGAAGAAATGGGCTCTGGCCAGCGCCTGAATGAATTGACGCCACAGACTGAGCACCACCGCTGCATCGGCACACTCGGACCGACGCCGGCCGGCCCGGAAACTTCGGTGACCCTGCACACTCAAACAGAGCCCGATTGATTGCCGGCCCGTTTTTCATGAGACTCGTCCAAAGCCCCTCCAATTGGGTTTTGCTCCAGGTGGCCACTGGTCCAGCGCGGCCCTTGGCTACGTCCAAGACAGGGCGCAACCTGGATAACTGCGCCGCCAGAGAATAGGACCCACTGTTGGGCGCCCCCACCCCACCGCCCGCCCGTAGCGCCGGTCAGATTACCCATCTCAAGGGCCGCTGGATTGACGGTTGGGACCCCGAAGCTGGAGACCAATGGGAGGGTGGCGGCCAGCGAATTGCCCAGCGCAACCTAGGGTTTTCGATCTATGCCGAATTCCTGGGGTTTGTTGTTTGGCAGTTGTGGAGCATCGTGGTGGTCTCTCTGGACGGCTGGAAGGGGTTTGCCTTTACTGACTCTCAGCAGTTTTGGCTGATCTCCCTGCCGGCCCTTGTAGGCGCCACCTTGCGCTTCCCCTACACGCTGATGGTGTCAAAGGTCGGTGGGCGCAACTGGACCATTGTTTCGGCAGCCCTGCTGTTGTTGCCCACTACCGCCATGAGCTTCGCTATCGCCAACCACCCCGATGCCAACGGGCAGGGAGGCACATCCTACTCAGTGATGCTGCTGGTGGCGGCGCTGGCCGGCTTTGGTGGCGGCAACTTCGCCAGCTCCATGGCCAATATCACCTTCTTCTTCCCGCAACGCACCAAGGGCTGGGCCCTTGGGCTAAACGCCGCCGGGGGCAATATTGGTGCTGCTGTGGCGCAGTTCACCGTGCCGATTCTGGTGACGCTGACAGCTGCAGCAGTAACCGGGGGCGGCCCCAAGGTGCCCAACCTGCCCATCGCCGGCTGGTTTTGGATCCCGTTCATTGTCCTGGCAATGGTGTTGGCCTACTTTGGCATGAACAACTTGACAAGCGCCAAGGCCGATATGGCCGGCTACCGCGCCGCCTTGAAAGACCCACACCTGTGGCTGCTCAGTTTCCTCTACATTGGCACCTTCGGCTCTTTTATTGGCCTGGCCGGCGCCTTCCCGAAGCTAATTGCTGACCAATTCCCGGCCTTCAAGCTAATCAACCTTGGCGTGGTTGGTATTGGTCTGGCCTTCACCGGCCCGTTGGTAGGGTCTCTGGCCCGGCCGTTTGGTGGCAAGTTGGCTGACAAGGTGGGCGGCGCCTACATCACGGTGGCCTGTTTCACTGTGATGATTGCTGCCGCCTTTGCTGCGATCAGGGTGTTGGCTGGCCACAGCCCGTCCTTCTGGGCTTTCCTAGCTTGTTTCTTGGTGCTGTTCATTGCCACCGGTGTGGGTAACGGTTCAATGTACAAAATGATCCCGACCATCTTCGCCTACCGCGGCGGCCAACAAGACGCCGCCAAGGCATCGGCCGGAATAGCCACCGAGCGGAAAACCTCCAGTGCCTTGGGGATCATCTCGGCTTTTGGCGCCTACGGCGGGTTTTTGATGCCGCAGATGTTTTCCCTGGCCCTCAGGCAGCGCGCCGATGTGGGCCCCGACCACGTGGTTCAGGGCTACACCTTGGGGCTGTGGTGGCTGATTGTGGCCTACACCGTCTTCCTAGTGTGCACCGTGGCCTTCTATGTGGTGCCGTTCTTGGGGCGCAACACCCGGCTGTGA harbors:
- a CDS encoding S1C family serine protease yields the protein MIIAIIVVLVLALGGAGAFFLLKGGGKGSDGKGSAAVSSYEDAKEAVVYIRAKGAIRDPEVGDTTVSGSGSGFVISPDGLVVTNNHVVTGAATLEIWVGGDYDKTWNATVLGVSECNDLAVLQLSGASNMAYLDFYKGEIKVGMDIWVAGFPLGDKEYSLTKGIVNKANADGDITGTSSIDHTIEHDATSQPGNSGGPLLNENGQVVGIHYAGWETSAGERLHYAIAADLAVPVVDTLKGGDFESIGVNGFAIDDDESGLVGIWVSGVAPGSPAAKVGILAGDIITTMNGLPVGQNRNFSGYCNVIRTAGQAPISVEVLRFDTSEMLRGEINGDKVLEQTVSFRQEIEDQTGGGGVGGGGADYTYEMVVDDTGVLQVEVPVQWSSRDTAPIQGDTPTPAITASPNINSYDTGWNTPGVTILRIPEIPSSDDVLSAFGSTFASGCTVGEISDYADGMYTGRFQVYSDCGGTDTVGVVLVTSADAGGHGIVLVAQVLTEADVGALQHAFETFMAK
- a CDS encoding NADP-dependent isocitrate dehydrogenase, with the translated sequence MSGPFIVYTHTDEAPLLATYSFLPIIQAFAGQAGTRVVTRDISLAGRILAHFPEYLPEDKRVPDALAELGEMTQAADTNIIKLPNISASVPQLLAAISELQSQGFAVPNYPEAPASAAEVSVRERYDRVKGSAVNPVLRRGNSDRRPPAAVKAYAKRHPHRMGAWSPDSRTRVATMDTGDFRHNEKSVVMERDDNLSIRLQPAAGGEPVSLKASLPVLAGEVIDGTFMSVAALRAFLAEQIEQASTEGSLFSVHLKSTMMKVSDPIIFGHVVEAYLPEVFTTFADTFADGGISANDGLGTLLAKARDLDQGDAIVDAVARGLAARPPLAMVNSDKGITNLHVPSDVIIDASMAAMIRGGGKMWGPDGLENDTLAVIPDSSYAAVYQAVIEDCIAGGAFDPATLGTVQNVGLMAQAAEEYGSHDKTYLAPCDGVVEVVAADGTVLISHKVERGDIWRACQTKAAVIKDWVHLAVERARISGMPAVFWLDQNRPHDAILIPLVEGHLATENTDGLDLRVMAPVAACAYACQRMRSGLDTIAVTGNVLRDYLTDLFPILEVGTSAKMLSIVPLMAGGGMFETGAGGSAPKHVQQLVAENYLRWDSLGEFFALAASFEHFARVTGNPRAAVLAQTLDQATGRFLEENKSPTRSLGGIDNRGSHFFLAMYWAQELAAQTVDEALAATFAPVAEALVLNEPTIIEDLIAVQGSPAEIGGYYRPDPAQATAVMRPSATFNRIIDSI
- a CDS encoding helix-turn-helix domain-containing protein; this encodes MTPTDHRSVPDGTTGRDAQGGRRTHIIQILRDSREPLSVQEVADKVSIHINTARFHLESLVEAGLADRQTEARSVPGRPKVVYSGTLPNQTHERAMGYRLLSEMLTTAIAKSWPEAGTWLYQVGHEWGRYLTSRPAPFEDINEAEISGRLVDKLDALWFAPEVMDEPGATSLLLHNCPFYDSARRFPDVVCQLHAGMVNGSLEEMGSGQRLNELTPQTEHHRCIGTLGPTPAGPETSVTLHTQTEPD
- a CDS encoding MFS transporter — encoded protein: MGAPTPPPARSAGQITHLKGRWIDGWDPEAGDQWEGGGQRIAQRNLGFSIYAEFLGFVVWQLWSIVVVSLDGWKGFAFTDSQQFWLISLPALVGATLRFPYTLMVSKVGGRNWTIVSAALLLLPTTAMSFAIANHPDANGQGGTSYSVMLLVAALAGFGGGNFASSMANITFFFPQRTKGWALGLNAAGGNIGAAVAQFTVPILVTLTAAAVTGGGPKVPNLPIAGWFWIPFIVLAMVLAYFGMNNLTSAKADMAGYRAALKDPHLWLLSFLYIGTFGSFIGLAGAFPKLIADQFPAFKLINLGVVGIGLAFTGPLVGSLARPFGGKLADKVGGAYITVACFTVMIAAAFAAIRVLAGHSPSFWAFLACFLVLFIATGVGNGSMYKMIPTIFAYRGGQQDAAKASAGIATERKTSSALGIISAFGAYGGFLMPQMFSLALRQRADVGPDHVVQGYTLGLWWLIVAYTVFLVCTVAFYVVPFLGRNTRL